The following coding sequences lie in one Gadus morhua chromosome 20, gadMor3.0, whole genome shotgun sequence genomic window:
- the LOC115533707 gene encoding junctional adhesion molecule B-like isoform X1 translates to MDAMKILAIPLLITLLQTPTTRSVTVTSSKPKVDVHEHTDAVLACEFKTEKDQNPRIEWKKKGKGVTFVYFDGSFSGSYAGRASMEGATLTIHSITQKDSGEYRCEVTASQDQVNLGETTVALNVLGRTIPPHVPSCEVPSTVFAGSDLELVCKDALSVPPATYRWYKDNKVLAASTDSAYSADIKKGTLKFNSVSISDAGMYRCESSNSVGSPKSCVAQHLAVVEYKLSVTTLAAGGVGLLLLLFMSCLCVCLCRRQRGCCRREKQEKCLKPYSLPPPPPPARNPKNYKHTQSFMI, encoded by the exons ATGGATGCCATGAAGATTTTGGCCATACCGCTTCTCATCACGCTGCTGCAGA cccccacgaCCCGGTCGGTGACGGTGACCAGCAGCAAGCCCAAGGTGGACGTCCACGAGCACACAG ATGCGGTGCTGGCCTGCGAGTTCAAGACGGAGAAGGATCAGAACCCCCGCATCGAGtggaagaagaaggggaagggtGTCACCTTCGTCTACTTTGACGGGAGTTTCAGCG GGTCGTACGCGGGCCGCGCCAGCATGGAGGGGGCCACGCTCACCATCCACTCCATCACCCAGAAGGACTCGGGGGAATACCGCTGTGAGGTCACCGCCAGCCAGGACCAGGTCAACCTGGGGGAGACCACCGTGGCCCTGAACGTGCTCGGTAGgacga TTCCTCCCCACGTCCCGTCCTGCGAGGTGCCCAGCACAGTGTTCGCTGGCTCGGACCTGGAGCTGGTGTGTAAGGACGCGCTGAGCGTTCCCCCGGCGACCTACCGCTGGTACAAGGACAACAAGGTCCTGGCTGCCTCCACAGACTCCGCCTACAGCGCCGACATCAAGAAGGGCACGCTG AAGTTCAACAGCGTGTCCATCTCAGACGCCGGCATGTACCGCTGTGAATCGTCCAACAGCGTGGGCTCGCCCAAGAGCTGCGTGGCTCAGCACCTGGCCGTCGTCGAGT ACAAGCTGAGTGTGACCACGCTGGCGGCCGGGGGGGTGGGCCTGCTTCTGCTCCTCTTCatgtcctgtctgtgtgtgtgtctgtgtcgccGCCAGCGCGGCTGCTGCAGGA GAGAAAAGCAGGAAAAGTG TCTGAAGCcctacagcctcccccccccaccgcctccaGCCCGCAAC CCCAAGAACTACAAACACACCCAGTCCTTCATGATTTGA
- the LOC115532811 gene encoding protein-lysine methyltransferase METTL21E-like: MERAPPAMRAARLQPYLETGPPQEQRSVLETGALEEAKEDCERMSGEAMDRRKVWEPSVYYSLGKESFHFAGHDISIRESMDTYGALIWPGAVALCQFLENNQQQVSLMDKAVLEIGAGTGLLSIVASLLGAWVTATDLPDILSNLTFNLTRNTRGRARYTPQVAALTWGQHLDRDFPRNGCRYDYILAADVVYHHECLEELLATIRHFCHPGSTTTLLWANKIRFQSDLWFIEHLKSSYNTKMICELPQQEVKIYQATAKE, translated from the exons ATGGAGAGGGCTCCCCCTGCCATGCGAGCTGCCCGACTCCAGCCCTACCTGGAGACCGGACCCCCTCAGGAGCAGCGCTCTGTGCTGGAGACCGGCGCGTTGGAGGAAG CGAAGGAGGACTGCGAGCGGATGTCGGGCGAGGCGATGGACCGCAGGAAGGTGTGGGAGCCCAGTGTTTACTACTCGCTCGGGAAGGAGTCCTTCCACTTCGCCGGGCATGACATCAGCATCCGGGAGTCCATGGACACGTATGGCGCTCTGATCTGGCCCGGG GCGGTAGCTTTGTGCCAGTTCCTGGAGAACAACCAGCAACAAGTGAGTCTCATGGATAAAGCGGTGCTGGAAATCGGGGCAGGGACTGGCTTGCTGTCCATCGTGGCCAGTCTACTGG GGGCCTGGGTCACGGCCACCGACCTGCCCGACATCCTCTCCAACCTGACCTTTAACCTCACACGGAACACCAGGGGCCGCGCCCGGTACACACCGCAGGTGGCGGCCCTCACCTGGGGCCAACACCTGGACCGGGACTTCCCTCGCAACGGCTGTCGCTACGACTACATCCTGGCGGCGGATGTGGTCTATCACCATGAATGCCTGGAAGAGCTCCTGGCCACGATTCGTCACTTCTGCCACCCAGGAAGTACGACAACACTGCTGTGGGCCAATAAGATCCGCTTCCAGTCCGACCTGTGGTTCATAGAGCACCTAAAGAGCAGCTACAACACCAAAATGATCTGCGAGTTAccacagcaggaggtgaagaTATACCAGGCCACGGCAAAGGAGTGA
- the LOC115533707 gene encoding junctional adhesion molecule B-like isoform X2 — translation MDAMKILAIPLLITLLQTPTTRSVTVTSSKPKVDVHEHTDAVLACEFKTEKDQNPRIEWKKKGKGVTFVYFDGSFSGSYAGRASMEGATLTIHSITQKDSGEYRCEVTASQDQVNLGETTVALNVLVPPHVPSCEVPSTVFAGSDLELVCKDALSVPPATYRWYKDNKVLAASTDSAYSADIKKGTLKFNSVSISDAGMYRCESSNSVGSPKSCVAQHLAVVEYKLSVTTLAAGGVGLLLLLFMSCLCVCLCRRQRGCCRREKQEKCLKPYSLPPPPPPARNPKNYKHTQSFMI, via the exons ATGGATGCCATGAAGATTTTGGCCATACCGCTTCTCATCACGCTGCTGCAGA cccccacgaCCCGGTCGGTGACGGTGACCAGCAGCAAGCCCAAGGTGGACGTCCACGAGCACACAG ATGCGGTGCTGGCCTGCGAGTTCAAGACGGAGAAGGATCAGAACCCCCGCATCGAGtggaagaagaaggggaagggtGTCACCTTCGTCTACTTTGACGGGAGTTTCAGCG GGTCGTACGCGGGCCGCGCCAGCATGGAGGGGGCCACGCTCACCATCCACTCCATCACCCAGAAGGACTCGGGGGAATACCGCTGTGAGGTCACCGCCAGCCAGGACCAGGTCAACCTGGGGGAGACCACCGTGGCCCTGAACGTGCTCG TTCCTCCCCACGTCCCGTCCTGCGAGGTGCCCAGCACAGTGTTCGCTGGCTCGGACCTGGAGCTGGTGTGTAAGGACGCGCTGAGCGTTCCCCCGGCGACCTACCGCTGGTACAAGGACAACAAGGTCCTGGCTGCCTCCACAGACTCCGCCTACAGCGCCGACATCAAGAAGGGCACGCTG AAGTTCAACAGCGTGTCCATCTCAGACGCCGGCATGTACCGCTGTGAATCGTCCAACAGCGTGGGCTCGCCCAAGAGCTGCGTGGCTCAGCACCTGGCCGTCGTCGAGT ACAAGCTGAGTGTGACCACGCTGGCGGCCGGGGGGGTGGGCCTGCTTCTGCTCCTCTTCatgtcctgtctgtgtgtgtgtctgtgtcgccGCCAGCGCGGCTGCTGCAGGA GAGAAAAGCAGGAAAAGTG TCTGAAGCcctacagcctcccccccccaccgcctccaGCCCGCAAC CCCAAGAACTACAAACACACCCAGTCCTTCATGATTTGA